A genomic stretch from Meriones unguiculatus strain TT.TT164.6M chromosome 15, Bangor_MerUng_6.1, whole genome shotgun sequence includes:
- the Rpe gene encoding ribulose-phosphate 3-epimerase isoform X4 — MHMMVSRPEQWVKPMAVAGANQYTFHLEATENPGALIKDIRENGMKVGLAIKPGTTVEYLAPWANQIDMALVMTVEPGFGGQKFMEDMMPKVHWLRTQFPTLDIEVDGGVGPDTVQKCAEAGANMIVSGSAIMRSDDPRSVINLLRNVCSEAAQKRSLDR; from the exons ATGCACATGATGGTATCTAGGCCAGAACAGTGGGTAAAACCAATGGCTGTGGCAGGTGCCAATCAATATACCTTTCATCTTGAAGCAACTGAGAACCCAGGGGCTTTGATTAAAGACATCCGGGAGAATGGGATGAAG GTTGGCCTGGCCATCAAACCGGGAACTACAGTTGAATATTTGGCCCCATGGGCTAATCAAATAGATATGGCCTTGGTAATGACTGTAGAGCCTGGGTTTGGAGGGCAGAAATTCATGGAAGATATGATGCCCAAG GTTCACTGGCTGAGGACCCAGTTCCCAACTCTGGATATAGAGGTCGACGGTGGAGTAGGTCCTGACACTGTTCAAAAGTGTGCAGAG GCAGGAGCTAACATGATTGTGTCTGGCAGTGCCATTATGAGGAGTGACGACCCCAGATCTGTTATCAACTTACTAAGAAATGTTTGCTCGGAAGCTGCTCAGAAACGTTCTCTCGATCGATGA